A genomic window from Babylonia areolata isolate BAREFJ2019XMU chromosome 9, ASM4173473v1, whole genome shotgun sequence includes:
- the LOC143285742 gene encoding uncharacterized protein LOC143285742, which translates to MMYGISMLACLWLSLVCRALSGQITSPTATSVPCAGEEVTETLQRIESALKSIQAGHGMELIVQKVLETYQKAVETNQKAVETYQKAVETNQKAVQTNQEAMETKLKEMEANLEAAETEREETTTKLKAMEASLEAMKATLGRSNQKGGSTFVRWGRKTCTWNSQLVYEGVAGGSWYDHTGAAANPLCLTLAPQFDDTDVPKYGGYVYGAEYEHILNHHDHDIPCSVCRAALSTTIMIPATSTCPTGWTTQYRGYMTSGYHQHKGASEYVCLDKEPEHASSGHVNQNGYLFYFTVTQCGSLPCPPYVHNKVVLCVVCSK; encoded by the exons ATGATGTACGGAATTTCCATGCTGGCCTGCCTCTGGCTCAGTCTTGTATGCAGAGCGTTGTCAGGACAAATCACTTCCCCCACTGCCACGTCGGTTCCGTGTGCTGGGGAGGAAGTCACGGAGACACTTCAGAGAATTGAAAGTGCGCTGAAATCCATACAAGCTGG acATGGAATGGAGCTCATTGTACAGAAAGTACTGGAGACATACCAGAAAGCAGTGGAGACAAACCAGAAAGCAGTGGAAACATACCAGAAAGCAGTGGAGACAAATCAGAAAGCAGTGCAGACAAACCAGGAAGCTATGGAGACCAAACTGAAAGAAATGGAAGCCAACCTGGAAGCAGCTGAGACAGAACGGGAGGAAACAACGACAAAGCTGAAAGCAATGGAGGCCAGTCTGGAAGCAATGAAGGCAACTCTGGGCAGGTCAAACCAGAAAGGAG GGTCAACATTTGTTCGTTGGGGAAGAAAAACCTGCACTTGGAATAGCCAGTTGGTATACGAAG GCGTGGCGGGAGGCTCCTGGTATGATCACACTGGGGCTGCAGCAAACCCACTGTGTCTGACCCTGGCTCCGCAGTTTGACGACACAGATGTACCTAAGTATGGTGGGTACGTCTACGGGGCTGAGTATGAACATATTCTTAACCATCACGACCACGACATTCCCTGCTCTGTGTGCCGTGCTGCCCtgtccaccaccatcatgatcccCGCCACCAGTACCTGTCCCACAGGGTGGACCACGCAGTACAGAGGGTACATGACGTCTGGGTATCATCAACACAAAGGCGCGAGCGAGTATGTCTGTCTGGACAAAGAGCCTGAGCATGCTTCCAGCGGACATGTGAATCAGAACGGGTACTTGTTTTActtcactgtcacacagtgtgGTAGTCTCCCCTGTCCTCCCTACGTCCACAACAAAGTCGTTCTCTGTGTCGTCTGTTCCAAATAG